The following proteins are encoded in a genomic region of Methylibium petroleiphilum PM1:
- the gspM gene encoding type II secretion system protein GspM, giving the protein MKTALPPALAAMSEQWRARWRRMARRERRLITAAAIVVGVALVWMLGVQPAWRSLRDTPAQIDAVEFQLQQMQRQAAEARELRKLPTVKPAQAEAALRGATERLGTNARLTLQGDRATLTLSGVPGEALAAWLGEVRSAARARPDEAKLSHGPNGYSGSVLLTLPRPG; this is encoded by the coding sequence ATGAAGACGGCACTGCCGCCGGCCCTGGCCGCGATGAGCGAGCAATGGCGAGCGCGCTGGCGCCGCATGGCGCGGCGTGAACGCCGGCTCATCACTGCAGCCGCCATAGTGGTCGGCGTAGCGCTCGTCTGGATGCTGGGCGTGCAGCCAGCCTGGCGCAGCCTGCGCGACACGCCCGCGCAGATCGACGCGGTCGAGTTCCAGTTGCAGCAGATGCAGCGGCAGGCGGCCGAAGCCCGCGAACTACGCAAGCTGCCCACCGTCAAGCCGGCTCAGGCAGAAGCCGCGCTGCGTGGTGCCACTGAGCGACTGGGGACCAACGCACGACTCACGCTGCAGGGTGACCGCGCCACCCTCACCCTCAGCGGCGTCCCCGGCGAAGCGTTGGCCGCGTGGCTGGGTGAGGTGCGCAGCGCCGCCCGCGCGCGCCCCGACGAAGCCAAGCTCTCGCACGGCCCCAACGGTTACAGCGGCAGCGTGCTGCTTACGTTGCCGCGACCGGGCTGA
- the gspL gene encoding type II secretion system protein GspL, with the protein MAEFAYAFSIDGLTVDREGQAAPALLPKADQVVAMLAATDVSWHHIVCPKAPAARLGAALAGVLEEALLEDAGQLHLALAPGAKGGERVWVAVTDRAWLAGEIATLEAAGQRVDRVVPAAWPDTPPNGHFTATHESGADGIGGLSLVLTWAHADGVASWPLQGGLARALLPQPLPSDVRFTATPAVAAPAERWLGSTVRVQSAAEHALQAARSLWNLRQFSLAPRHRGLNALREGLRRFRSSAWQPVRLGLAALVIVQLIGLNVAAWQQRGTLEARRLAMTSLLRDTHPQVRAVLDAPVQMQRETDALRVAAGRPGEADLESALQAAASAWPAQQPVQTLGYENGLLTLATPGWTEQQVGAFRNILAPSGWQVEAVDDRVTLRRVTAVAAGPRT; encoded by the coding sequence ATGGCGGAGTTCGCCTACGCGTTCAGCATCGACGGGTTGACGGTCGATCGCGAGGGCCAGGCGGCGCCCGCACTGTTGCCCAAGGCCGACCAGGTGGTGGCGATGCTCGCCGCCACCGATGTCAGCTGGCACCACATCGTGTGTCCCAAGGCCCCGGCGGCCCGCCTCGGTGCGGCGCTGGCCGGCGTGCTGGAAGAAGCCCTGCTCGAAGACGCTGGCCAGCTGCACCTGGCGCTCGCGCCCGGCGCCAAGGGCGGCGAGCGGGTCTGGGTGGCCGTGACCGACCGCGCCTGGCTGGCCGGCGAGATCGCCACGCTGGAAGCCGCCGGGCAGCGGGTCGATCGTGTCGTGCCGGCGGCATGGCCGGATACACCACCGAACGGGCACTTCACGGCCACCCACGAAAGCGGTGCCGACGGCATCGGGGGACTCTCGCTCGTGCTCACCTGGGCCCATGCCGACGGCGTGGCCAGCTGGCCGCTGCAAGGCGGGCTGGCGAGGGCCCTGCTGCCGCAGCCGCTGCCCTCCGATGTGCGTTTCACCGCCACCCCGGCGGTCGCCGCGCCAGCCGAGCGATGGCTTGGCAGCACGGTGCGGGTCCAGTCGGCTGCCGAACATGCCTTGCAGGCGGCTCGCTCGCTTTGGAACCTGCGGCAGTTCAGTCTGGCACCGCGCCACCGCGGCCTGAACGCCCTGCGGGAGGGCTTGCGACGCTTCCGCAGTTCGGCGTGGCAGCCGGTCCGCCTCGGACTGGCCGCGCTGGTCATCGTGCAGTTGATCGGCCTGAACGTCGCCGCGTGGCAGCAGCGCGGCACGCTCGAAGCCAGACGCCTGGCCATGACCTCGCTCCTGCGCGACACACATCCGCAGGTCCGCGCCGTGCTTGACGCACCGGTCCAGATGCAGAGAGAAACCGATGCCTTGCGAGTGGCCGCCGGCCGACCCGGCGAAGCGGACCTGGAGTCTGCGCTGCAGGCCGCGGCCAGCGCCTGGCCGGCCCAGCAACCGGTGCAGACACTCGGCTACGAGAACGGCCTGCTGACGCTGGCCACGCCCGGCTGGACCGAGCAGCAGGTCGGGGCCTTCCGCAACATCCTGGCGCCGAGCGGCTGGCAGGTCGAAGCTGTCGATGACCGTGTGACCCTGCGTCGCGTAACGGCCGTCGCTGCAGGCCCCCGTACATGA
- a CDS encoding type II secretion system protein N: MSRTSEWGESTYEGLRWERARHAGRRWALWGAVLGGLLGVIAFAPAAWFAAWVERASAGHVLLADARGSLWQGSAVAVLSGGADSRGARSLPGRLQWTLRPAGLALSLQLEHACCLNGRPSVRLTPGFGTVTATLQGSPTWIGQWPAEWLVGLGTPWNTLQLGGVLRLSSPGISLQTVQGRWRVTGQAALDVANAASRVSTLERLGSYRLEIGSDPGNSGTAQLTLSTTEGALQLSGQGTLGAGGLRFRGEASAAEADQPALTNLLNIIGRRDGARSVISIG, translated from the coding sequence GTGTCACGGACGAGTGAATGGGGCGAATCCACCTACGAGGGGCTGCGCTGGGAACGCGCTCGCCACGCCGGGCGGCGCTGGGCCCTTTGGGGAGCGGTGCTCGGGGGCCTGCTCGGCGTCATCGCCTTTGCGCCGGCCGCCTGGTTCGCCGCCTGGGTGGAGCGCGCCAGCGCCGGACACGTGCTGCTGGCCGACGCGCGCGGCAGCCTGTGGCAAGGCAGTGCCGTCGCAGTGTTGAGCGGTGGCGCGGACAGCCGGGGTGCCCGCTCGCTGCCGGGCCGGCTGCAGTGGACCCTCCGGCCGGCCGGTCTGGCGCTCTCTCTTCAACTGGAGCATGCCTGCTGCCTCAACGGCCGGCCGAGCGTGCGGCTTACACCCGGTTTCGGCACCGTCACCGCGACCCTGCAGGGCTCGCCCACCTGGATCGGCCAGTGGCCCGCCGAGTGGCTGGTCGGCCTGGGAACGCCCTGGAACACGCTGCAGCTCGGCGGCGTGCTGCGCCTGAGTTCACCGGGTATCAGCCTGCAGACGGTGCAGGGGCGCTGGCGCGTGACCGGCCAGGCCGCGCTCGACGTGGCAAATGCCGCATCCCGGGTGTCGACACTGGAACGGCTGGGCAGTTACCGTCTGGAGATCGGCAGCGACCCGGGCAACTCCGGGACCGCACAACTGACCCTGAGCACGACCGAGGGCGCGTTGCAGCTGTCGGGGCAAGGCACGCTGGGTGCCGGAGGCCTGCGTTTCCGTGGCGAAGCAAGCGCCGCGGAGGCCGACCAGCCGGCGCTGACGAACCTGCTGAACATCATCGGGCGGCGCGACGGCGCGCGGTCCGTCATTTCGATCGGATGA